The Rhizobium glycinendophyticum genome has a window encoding:
- a CDS encoding chemotaxis protein CheW: protein MSEQQAKTDHRAVFMGADDLSVLTFTLNGETFAIEATIVQEILDLLPETSVPGSLPFVGSVINFRGKVIPLADIRVAFGMEAGEVTIDSRIVVTELALDGELSLIGIRTDKVHEVTRLPASASEPPPIVGMRWRPDYIHALVKREGEFIILPNLQAIFASQRGSTISATA, encoded by the coding sequence ATGAGCGAACAACAGGCAAAGACGGACCACCGCGCGGTCTTCATGGGCGCGGACGATCTCTCGGTTCTGACCTTCACGCTGAATGGCGAAACCTTCGCCATCGAAGCGACGATCGTCCAGGAAATCCTCGACCTCCTGCCCGAGACCAGCGTGCCCGGCAGTCTGCCCTTCGTCGGCAGCGTCATCAACTTCCGCGGTAAGGTCATCCCGCTCGCCGACATCAGGGTCGCCTTCGGCATGGAAGCCGGCGAAGTGACGATCGACAGCCGGATCGTGGTCACGGAACTTGCTCTCGACGGCGAACTCTCCCTGATCGGCATCCGCACCGACAAAGTTCATGAGGTCACCCGCCTGCCAGCTTCGGCGAGCGAGCCACCGCCGATCGTGGGGATGCGTTGGCGGCCCGATTACATTCACGCCCTCGTCAAGAGAGAAGGTGAATTCATCATTCTTCCGAACCTGCAGGCAATCTTCGCTTCCCAGCGCGGATCCACCATCTCAGCGACAGCTTGA
- a CDS encoding methyl-accepting chemotaxis protein yields the protein MRFTIKLKLLLAFGFIITMLVGTAFYSVSSIADVNTHWTDTLNGPASRLSAAQDLNIAQLQQVRQQKNMLVSTSTDETEKYIANSDKARAEYDETFNIILGKATEQGMVLWNKLKGLTADFRKQDDQIRSFVLAGNVDAASRISTTTARATTSEIDALLSEVFQLERERLAAANKNALDEYANIRSIVIGLAAAASIAAVLAAIWIIISISRGISTAVTTVQRVSEGDLTKLAEIRTSDEIGMLLGHVNSMVERLRAVVGDALAASENVSAGSQQLSSGSEQLSQGATEQASSAEEASASMEEMAANIKQNADNAAQTEKIARQSATDAEESGKAVDKAVTAMRTIAEKISIVQEIARQTDLLALNAAVEAARAGEHGRGFAVVASEVRKLAERSQAAAAEISGLSSETVSVATQAGEMLTRLVPDIRKTAELVSEISAACREQDIGSSQINEAIQQLDKVTQQNAGASEEMSATSEELAAQAEELQASIAFFKVDGAGKSATGQGSQQAKQLKAVAAKMASHAPAKRPLARPTTSTSKSQGFSLDMSMGGPDSDDQDFRVA from the coding sequence ATGCGCTTCACGATCAAACTAAAACTTCTTCTGGCATTCGGCTTCATCATCACCATGCTGGTCGGCACGGCCTTCTACAGCGTGTCGAGCATTGCCGATGTCAACACGCACTGGACCGACACCCTGAACGGCCCGGCATCGCGCCTGAGCGCGGCGCAGGATCTGAACATCGCGCAGTTGCAGCAGGTTCGTCAGCAGAAGAACATGCTGGTGTCGACATCTACAGACGAGACGGAAAAATACATCGCCAACAGCGACAAGGCCCGCGCGGAATATGATGAGACCTTCAACATCATTCTCGGCAAGGCCACCGAACAGGGCATGGTGCTTTGGAACAAGCTGAAGGGCCTCACCGCCGACTTTCGTAAGCAGGATGACCAGATCCGCAGCTTCGTGCTGGCGGGCAACGTGGATGCCGCCTCGCGAATCTCCACCACCACCGCCCGCGCGACAACCTCTGAGATCGACGCTCTCTTGTCAGAGGTCTTCCAGCTCGAGCGCGAACGTCTCGCCGCAGCCAACAAGAATGCGCTGGACGAATACGCGAATATTCGTTCGATCGTCATTGGTCTTGCCGCCGCCGCCTCGATTGCCGCAGTCCTCGCTGCAATCTGGATCATCATCTCGATCAGCCGTGGCATCAGCACGGCCGTGACCACCGTCCAGCGCGTGTCCGAAGGCGATTTGACCAAGCTCGCCGAAATCCGCACCAGCGACGAAATCGGCATGCTGCTCGGTCACGTCAATTCCATGGTCGAACGCCTGCGCGCCGTCGTCGGCGATGCGCTCGCCGCATCGGAAAATGTTTCGGCCGGCAGCCAGCAGCTTTCGTCCGGGTCGGAACAGCTGTCGCAGGGGGCGACCGAACAGGCCTCGTCTGCCGAAGAAGCGTCCGCCTCGATGGAAGAGATGGCCGCCAACATCAAGCAGAACGCCGACAATGCCGCCCAGACGGAGAAGATCGCCCGTCAGTCGGCAACGGATGCCGAGGAAAGCGGCAAGGCTGTCGACAAGGCCGTCACCGCCATGCGCACGATCGCCGAGAAGATCTCGATCGTCCAGGAAATCGCCCGCCAGACCGACCTGCTCGCGCTCAACGCGGCGGTGGAAGCAGCCCGTGCCGGTGAACATGGCCGTGGCTTTGCCGTCGTCGCTTCGGAAGTCCGCAAGCTCGCCGAACGCAGCCAGGCGGCAGCGGCCGAAATCTCGGGCCTCTCCAGCGAGACCGTCTCGGTCGCCACCCAGGCCGGCGAGATGCTGACCCGACTGGTGCCGGATATCCGCAAGACCGCCGAACTGGTGTCTGAAATCTCGGCAGCCTGCCGCGAGCAGGACATCGGCTCGAGCCAGATCAACGAGGCGATCCAGCAGCTCGACAAGGTGACCCAGCAGAACGCCGGCGCCTCGGAAGAGATGTCGGCCACCTCGGAAGAGCTCGCCGCCCAGGCCGAAGAGCTCCAGGCCTCGATCGCTTTCTTCAAGGTGGACGGCGCAGGCAAGTCGGCCACCGGCCAGGGCAGCCAGCAGGCGAAACAGCTGAAGGCCGTTGCAGCCAAGATGGCAAGCCACGCACCGGCGAAGCGTCCCCTCGCCCGGCCGACAACCAGCACCTCCAAATCTCAGGGCTTCTCACTCGACATGAGCATGGGTGGCCCCGACAGCGACGACCAGGACTTCCGCGTCGCATGA